In the genome of Magnolia sinica isolate HGM2019 chromosome 2, MsV1, whole genome shotgun sequence, one region contains:
- the LOC131225165 gene encoding uncharacterized protein LOC131225165 has product MPPRSPPCRGAVVLSADVGEAAAILSTAADEGEGSQTGAAPSHHIQNKSSQTAAGWRGRAGPPGALAVGGSCTSVVAAPLGATGRGSRLFDPSSRSLFFPEHVRQQHALEFETLVQGDMSVSQYEVRFFELSTFTTYVIVYEGLKARSFKNSLLPTFEQIVQRAQVYEQQKQQIRLSQQQQQQQRPQKGHAPPQQAQGRFHAA; this is encoded by the exons ATGCCGCCGAGGTCGCCGCCGTGCCGAGgcgctgtggtgctctcggcggatgtaggtgaggctgctgcGATCCTCTCGAccgctgcagatgagggcgagggctcTCAGACAGGCGCTGCcccgtcccaccacatccaaaacaagtcctcgCAAACGGCCGCTGGGTGGCGCGGACGTGCTGGGCCGCCTGGTGCTCTAGcagtgggtggctcctgtacctctgtggtcGCCGCGCCGCTGGGAGCTACCGGGAGGGGGTCTCGCCTCTTCGACCCCTCCTCTCGATCTCTC ttctttcctgagcacgtTCGACAGCAGcatgcattagagtttgagactctggtccaaggAGACATGTCTGTGTCACAGTATGAGGTGCGTTTCTTCGAGCTATCGACGTTCACTACGTATGTTATCGTTTATGAGGGGCTGAAGGCCCGCAGTTTTAAGAACAGCTTGCTTCCGACGTTTGAGCAGATTGTACAAAGGGCCCAGGTCTATGAG CAGCAGAAGCAGCAGATCAGGCTGtcacagcagcaacagcaacagcaaAGACCTCAGaagggacatgcacctccccagcaggctcaAGGCAGATTTCATGCCGCCtaa